AAAAAACAACGAGAGGGCGTAGTGCATTCACCCTACTCTCTGCCTGGATTTCTGCAATCAATGTCTCATAACAAGGAGAGCCATTAAAGCTAAAAGAAGATCCAAACCAATTATCAAGAACCGTAATACCATATCCCTGAGGGATGGTGGACATCATCTTCTGTATAAGCGAAGGTTTCCCCTTATTCCTCAAGAGACGGCTTACAGGATTTCCATTCTCATACTTTGGTTGTACATAATAGCCATGAGATGGGATACAAGAGAAAACAAGATCGTACGTTGAACCTGCAAGCCATGGTGACTCTTTAAAGTTATTAAATCCAGGGGAATCTGTTTCTGTAGAGAAAAAAGGTATTCCCGTACCGAATTCGTAAGTAGCTAATCCTCCTTGCTGGGTAGTGCCAAGGTCATTATCTCCAAAATCCTTGAGTGCATCGAAGATTTCTTGCTCCCAACTTGTCCGAGCGTTTTTTTTTGGCTTGGCTCTGATTCGCTCGATAATTTCTTCAAGTCCAATTTGGTGAAGCACAGGAGAATCAGTCATCCTTTGGATACGTTGAAGGACATAAGCCCAGAAACGGTGCTCTTCCATCTCTGCAGGAATGGGATCTCCTAAGATCTGTGAAGGGTTTTCAAGAATAGTGGTATCTGTTTGAGCTCCATGTTGCATGCGGAGTTTCATGGTTTGGTCTCTGTAGATTATTTAGTTTATGACCAGTAATGCATAGTCTCTTTTAAATCTTCAGGTAAATCTTTAAATAAAAGTACTGCTTATACGGAGATGAGGTGATGGCAATGGTTGAAGGATTACGATGGTTGGGGCAGTCTGGATTTATGCTGCGTGGTCATAAAATCATTTACCTTGATCCATGGCAGATTAAGGAAACACAAAAAGCAGATTTTATTTTTATTACCCACAGCCACTATGATCACTGCGACAGGGCAAGTGTTCAACAGATCCTTGACAAAAAAACAATCATCTATGGACCAGCAGATTGTGGAAAAATTCTTGGGATGCCTGTTCATACCGTGAAACCAGGAGATAGTTTTACTGTTGAGGGAATTGCTGTTGACGTAGTTCCTGCCTACAACATCAACAAACCATTTCATCCAAAAGCAAATGCTTGGGTTGGTTACATTCTTACGGTTGAAGGGAAACGGTATTACCATGCTGGCGATACTGACAACATTCCTGAAATGCAAAAAATAAAAAACATTGATGTTGCTATGTTCCCCGTCGGTGGAACATACACGATGAATGGCAAAGAAGCAGCTGATGCAGCCAATATTATTCAACCAAAACTTGCTCTACCGATACATTGGGGAAAAATTGTTGGCACGAAAGCAGACGCAGAAACGTTCAAAAAGAATTGTAGTTGTTTTGTTGAGATCTTGTAAGATCTGCAAGATGTTTTCAACGGTTTCAAAATGCAAAGTTTTATATATAACAAATATTTTACAAATTGCTAAAGTGAACGAATGCTTGTCAAAAAAAAGGCAGGGTGTGACTTTCGTAAACTAACAGCGTAGAGATGGACCAAATAATTGCACTGAAACGCGCACCATCAATGGCGCTTGTCAACAGCAGGAAAGGGGCGTCTCAATCCGTTTTTTCTCCATTACAGACGTTGATACAGCACCTCTTCTTGCCAAAGCCTTTTCGGAGGCGTGGGCGTCAAAGATATGTACTCATGGCTTCTCCTGAGGAGCACGGACAAGGGCAGAGTGACCTCTATCCGTTGTCTTCACAGCTCAACCAGAGAGGTCTAGTTATTGGAAATAGAATTCCCCGTGATTACTTTGTTACGAAGGGAAGCGGAGAAAGCGATATTACTGTTCACGCTGGTTCTTATCATTTGGCACTGAAGTCTGCAGGTATTGAGAGGTATAATATTATGACCTACTCTTCTATCTTGCCTGCTATTGCCACTGAAGTTCCCCAACAAGGTGCAATGATTCACGGTTCTGTCATGGAAACTATTATGGCAGTTGCGCATGCAAAAAAAGGTCAACGCGCAACAGCTGGTATTATTTATGGTTGGTTGTATGACAAACAGACCGGAGAGAAATATGGAGGATTAGTTTGCGAACACAATGGAACTATTTCTGAGCAAGAAGTACAACGAAGGCTGAATGCAAGCTTGCAGGAACTCTATACCAATGGGTTTTCAGAAACCTATGAACTGCGTGATATAACGCTTAAGACAGAGAGTTTCTTCGTACGCAAGAAGTATGGGACAGCTCTTGTTGCGTTGTGTTTTACGAATTATCTGTATCCTGTTCTGTAAGTAAAACTCTTCTCTGATAATAGCTACTGAAAATTGATCTAATCAAAATGGCCATCAATCAATTTGGAGATTTTCCTCCATCATCCACTGACTTCAAGAAAGCTAAGGTAGTTATTGTTCCTGTGCCTTATGATGGTACTAGCACATGGATAAAAGGTGCCGACAAAGGACCAGCCGCGTTAATGTATGCTTCTGGATACATGGAACTCTATGATATTGAGACTGATAGTGAGGTACATCGTCAAGGTGTTGCGACTGATAAACCAGTAACTGAAGCAAGATCACCTGAAGCAATGGTTACGGCAGTAGAGCAGTGCATAACTTCTCATCTTCAGCAAGGAAAGTTTTGTGTTGTTGTTGGCGGTGAACATTCAGTAAGTGTGGGTACGATCAAAGCTCATGCTACAAAATATCCAGATCTGGCAGTACTTCAGCTTGATGCCCATACTGATTTGCGGCAAAGTTATAAAGGCTCTCAGTATAATCATGCCTGTGCAATGGCCAGGGCCCAAGAGCACTGTCCTGTTATCCAGGTTGGGATTCGAAGTATGGATGCTTCTGAAAAACCTTATCTTAAAAAAGGAAAGGTATTCTTTGCAGAAAACTTGGATGCTCAGCGCAAATGGATTCCACAGGTTCTTGCACAATTACCAGAACAGGTCTATATTACTATTGATCTCGATGTCTTTGATCCAAGTATTATGCCCTCTACTGGTACACCTGAACCTGGGGGCTTGTTTTGGTATGATGTTCTTGCATTGTTGAAAACAGTAGCAAAAAATCGTCAGATTGTTGGTTTTGATGTTGTTGAACTGTGTCCGAATGAACATAATAAAGCACCTGATTTTCTTGCTGCAAAATTAATCTATAAGTTGTTAAGTTATAGATTTGAGGGAGGGAAAAAGCAATGAATAAAAAGGATCTTTTGAAAGAAACTGTTCGTCATATTGATATTACAAGTTTTGATAGTACCCCTATTATTACTGCTATGGCACAGATGTCTTTTACTTCTCGAGACACGGCACGGGCAGCACAGATACTTAACCAAATGATTACCGAAAAAGACTGTAGTATTATCTTAACACTTGCCGGTAGCACAAGCGCAGGTGGCTGTATGCAGGTCTATGCTGACATGATAAAATATAATATGGTTGATGCTATTGTGGCAACCGGTGCATCTATTGTTGATATGGATTTTTTTGAAGCCTTAGGCTTTAAGCACTATAAGGGAAGCCCGTTTGTGGATGATAAAACACTTCGTGACGTGTATGTTGACCGTATCTATGATACTTATATTGATGAAGATGAACTCCAAATCTGTGATGCAACTATTCAAAAGATTGCTGATAGCCTGGAACCAAAGCCATATTCTTCCCGCGAATTTATCAAAGCAATGGGAAACTATTTGACAGCTCATGCAAAAAAGAAGAATTCATTAGTTCAGACTGCATACGAACATCAGGTTCCGATCTTTTGTCCAGCCTTTTCGGACTCAAGTGCAGGATTTGGTTTGGTAATGCATCAATGGAAAAACAAAGAAAAGCATGTCACGATTGACTCTGTTCGCGACTTTCGTGAGCTCACCATGATTAAGATTGAGGCACCTACTACGGGATTGTTTATGATTGGTGGTGGGGTTCCTAAAAATTTTGCTCAGGATACGGTTGTCTGTGCAGAATGCCTTGGAAAGAAGGTACCGGTCCATAAGTATGCGGTCCAGATTACCGTAGCAGATGTCCGTGATGGTGCATGTTCAAGTTCAACCTTAAAAGAGGCCTGTTCTTGGGGAAAGGTTGATACAGTCTATGAGCAGATGGTCTATGCTGAGGCAACCTCAGTATTGCCCTTGATCGTAAGCTATGTGTATCATCAGGGAGCTTGGAAAGACCGAAAAAGAATGGCATGGAGTACCTTATTTGCAAAGCAATAAGTAAACCTTAGTAAATAGATTAGTGGTTAATTACCTCTAATATTTCATTAACCCTTCCCTCAATATCTTTTGATTGCAGACGATAAACCTTGTCCATTGGTACATCAAGCTCTTGTAAAGCAACTCTCACCTTGTCATCAACTTCCCTTTGAAAATCAGGTCTACAAGGTCTCATCTGATCGCCAGAAAGTGGAAAAACACCAATTGGAAAGTACACAAACGTATCTATGAGTGAAGCATAGTGCCTCGACATATGTCTTATCAATTCTGCAACACCATTATCTCTTTCTGTTTTTAATGACAAAAAATAGGCATAACCCTCTATTGCAGAACGATCAGTTATAATTGTTCTTGTCGGGTCCAGTGTACTGTTTACCGCGGGATCTATGACACTCCATGAGTTCAGGTTCATTAATTC
The sequence above is a segment of the Candidatus Woesearchaeota archaeon genome. Coding sequences within it:
- a CDS encoding MBL fold metallo-hydrolase produces the protein MVEGLRWLGQSGFMLRGHKIIYLDPWQIKETQKADFIFITHSHYDHCDRASVQQILDKKTIIYGPADCGKILGMPVHTVKPGDSFTVEGIAVDVVPAYNINKPFHPKANAWVGYILTVEGKRYYHAGDTDNIPEMQKIKNIDVAMFPVGGTYTMNGKEAADAANIIQPKLALPIHWGKIVGTKADAETFKKNCSCFVEIL
- a CDS encoding pyruvoyl-dependent arginine decarboxylase; its protein translation is MDQIIALKRAPSMALVNSRKGASQSVFSPLQTLIQHLFLPKPFRRRGRQRYVLMASPEEHGQGQSDLYPLSSQLNQRGLVIGNRIPRDYFVTKGSGESDITVHAGSYHLALKSAGIERYNIMTYSSILPAIATEVPQQGAMIHGSVMETIMAVAHAKKGQRATAGIIYGWLYDKQTGEKYGGLVCEHNGTISEQEVQRRLNASLQELYTNGFSETYELRDITLKTESFFVRKKYGTALVALCFTNYLYPVL
- the speB gene encoding agmatinase, which translates into the protein MAINQFGDFPPSSTDFKKAKVVIVPVPYDGTSTWIKGADKGPAALMYASGYMELYDIETDSEVHRQGVATDKPVTEARSPEAMVTAVEQCITSHLQQGKFCVVVGGEHSVSVGTIKAHATKYPDLAVLQLDAHTDLRQSYKGSQYNHACAMARAQEHCPVIQVGIRSMDASEKPYLKKGKVFFAENLDAQRKWIPQVLAQLPEQVYITIDLDVFDPSIMPSTGTPEPGGLFWYDVLALLKTVAKNRQIVGFDVVELCPNEHNKAPDFLAAKLIYKLLSYRFEGGKKQ
- a CDS encoding deoxyhypusine synthase translates to MNKKDLLKETVRHIDITSFDSTPIITAMAQMSFTSRDTARAAQILNQMITEKDCSIILTLAGSTSAGGCMQVYADMIKYNMVDAIVATGASIVDMDFFEALGFKHYKGSPFVDDKTLRDVYVDRIYDTYIDEDELQICDATIQKIADSLEPKPYSSREFIKAMGNYLTAHAKKKNSLVQTAYEHQVPIFCPAFSDSSAGFGLVMHQWKNKEKHVTIDSVRDFRELTMIKIEAPTTGLFMIGGGVPKNFAQDTVVCAECLGKKVPVHKYAVQITVADVRDGACSSSTLKEACSWGKVDTVYEQMVYAEATSVLPLIVSYVYHQGAWKDRKRMAWSTLFAKQ
- a CDS encoding AAA family ATPase yields the protein MKFALIGSHGTGKTTVFEQIRVTHPEFQYFQEGVRHQVPSFGFESPYDIIDRIGIGAFELMNLNSWSVIDPAVNSTLDPTRTIITDRSAIEGYAYFLSLKTERDNGVAELIRHMSRHYASLIDTFVYFPIGVFPLSGDQMRPCRPDFQREVDDKVRVALQELDVPMDKVYRLQSKDIEGRVNEILEVINH